A single region of the Gloeocapsa sp. PCC 73106 genome encodes:
- a CDS encoding DUF1815 family protein, translated as MFQRLAQQHREFVKDLVMNLQALAIVLEKRGYLASCYTCGNQMNSASFMVSLEDGHLIRFLVSDYGITWTEMRDDRELMKLEGAEAISQLRGLADLIKYNPSIPNDNKSQSKIPPIESIHS; from the coding sequence ATGTTTCAACGTCTAGCACAGCAACACAGAGAGTTCGTCAAAGACTTGGTCATGAATCTTCAAGCTTTGGCGATCGTTCTAGAGAAGAGAGGCTATTTAGCTTCTTGTTACACTTGTGGAAATCAGATGAACAGCGCATCTTTTATGGTGAGTTTAGAAGATGGTCACCTGATTCGTTTTTTAGTTTCTGACTACGGTATTACCTGGACAGAGATGCGAGATGATCGAGAATTGATGAAGTTAGAAGGAGCTGAGGCGATCAGTCAACTCCGGGGTTTAGCCGATCTGATTAAATATAATCCTTCTATACCCAATGATAATAAAAGTCAAAGCAAAATTCCGCCTATAGAGTCAATTCATAGTTAA